From one Tiliqua scincoides isolate rTilSci1 chromosome 14, rTilSci1.hap2, whole genome shotgun sequence genomic stretch:
- the CLDN5 gene encoding claudin-5: MALAALEILGLSLCVLGWAGSILVTALPMWQVPAFIDSNIVVAHTTWEGLWMACVVQSTGQMQCKVFDSVLALKPELQASRTLMVVGVLLGLVALLVTVVGAQCTTCLRTGKLKAWVAAVGGALFVVCGLLVLIPPSWFAHIIIRNFYDPTVPAGQKREMGAALYLGWASAALLLVGGALICCPCAQRDQISPFPAKYSAPRRPAAASTANGDYDKKNYV; encoded by the coding sequence ATGGCTCTGGCGGCGCTGGAGATCCTGGGCCTGAGCCTGTGCGTGCTGGGCTGGGCGGGCTCGATCCTGGTGACGGCGCTGCCCATGTGGCAAGTGCCAGCCTTCATCGACAGCAACATCGTGGTGGCGCACACCACCTGGGAGGGCCTGTGGATGGCCTGCGTGGTGCAGAGCACCGGGCAGATGCAGTGCAAGGTCTTCGACTCGGTGCTGGCGCTCAAGCCCGAGCTGCAAGCCAGCCGCACCCTGATGGTGGTGGGCGTGCTGCTGGGGCTGGTGGCGCTGCTGGTGACGGTGGTGGGGGCCCAGTGCACCACCTGCCTGCGCACGGGCAAGCTCAAGGCCTGGGTGGCGGCCGTGGGGGGCGCCCTCTTCGTGGTCTGCGGGCTGCTGGTGCTCATCCCCCCCTCCTGGTTCGCCCACATCATCATCCGCAACTTCTACGATCCCACCGTGCCAGCCGGGCAGAAGAGGGAGATGGGCGCGGCGCTGTACCTGGGCTGGGCGTCCGCCGCCCTCCTCCTCGTGGGGGGCGCCCTCATCTGCTGCCCCTGCGCCCAGAGGGACCAGATCTCCCCCTTCCCGGCCAAGTACTCCGCCCCCCGCCGCCCCGCCGCCGCCTCCACCGCCAACGGGGACTACGACAAGAAGAACTACGTCTGA